In Streptomyces sp. NBC_01408, one DNA window encodes the following:
- a CDS encoding SGNH/GDSL hydrolase family protein, with amino-acid sequence MRLSRFAALTSALLLAAGATLLGAGQAAAAQADFGYVALGDSYSSGVGAGNYDSGSGNCKRTSRAYPALWAAAHSPQAFSFTACSGARTGDVLSGQLGPLNSGTDLVSITIGGNDAGFADVMTTCVLQSESTCVNRVNQAKAYVDSTLPGQLNQVYNAIESRSPNAHVVVIGYPRFYKLNGTCTTGLTEGERAAINGASDHLNAAIAKRAADHGFTFASVAGAFTGHEICSGAPWLHSVNWLNIGESYHPTAAGQSGGYLPVFTNAA; translated from the coding sequence ATGAGACTGTCGCGCTTCGCTGCCCTCACCTCCGCCCTGTTACTCGCCGCGGGAGCCACCCTCCTCGGCGCCGGCCAGGCGGCCGCCGCCCAGGCCGACTTCGGCTACGTCGCCCTCGGCGACTCGTACTCCTCCGGCGTCGGCGCCGGCAACTACGACAGTGGGAGCGGCAACTGCAAACGCACCAGCCGCGCCTACCCGGCCCTGTGGGCCGCCGCACACTCCCCGCAGGCCTTCTCCTTCACCGCCTGCTCGGGCGCCCGCACGGGTGATGTCCTCTCCGGCCAGCTCGGCCCGCTGAACTCCGGCACCGACCTGGTCAGCATCACCATCGGCGGCAACGACGCAGGATTCGCCGACGTCATGACGACCTGTGTGCTCCAGTCCGAGTCCACCTGCGTCAACCGCGTCAACCAGGCCAAGGCGTACGTCGACTCCACCCTCCCCGGCCAGCTGAACCAGGTCTACAACGCCATCGAGAGCCGCTCCCCGAACGCCCACGTCGTCGTCATCGGCTACCCCCGCTTCTACAAGCTGAACGGCACCTGCACCACCGGCCTGACCGAGGGTGAACGCGCCGCCATCAACGGCGCGTCCGACCACCTGAACGCCGCCATCGCCAAGCGCGCCGCCGACCACGGCTTCACCTTCGCCTCGGTCGCCGGCGCCTTCACCGGCCACGAGATCTGCTCCGGCGCCCCGTGGCTGCACAGCGTCAACTGGCTCAACATCGGCGAGTCCTACCACCCCACCGCGGCCGGACAGTCCGGCGGCTACCTGCCGGTCTTCACCAACGCCGCCTGA
- a CDS encoding serine/threonine-protein kinase: MSGNVGGVGGESSADRVISGRYRLLEQIGRGGMGIVWRARDEVLAREVAVKEVRAPAGLEAAELQRMYRRLEREAWAAARVSHRGVVTVYDVASEDGRPWIVMELVRGLSLADVLEAEGTLTPQRAAHLGEQVLAALRSAHDAGVLHRDVKPGNVLIANDGRVVLSDFGIASLEGSSAITMTGEMVGSPEFLAPERALGQDPGAGSDLWALGVMLYAAVEGGTPFRRDTPLATLRAVVEAELPRPRRAGPLEPVLEGLLRKDPAERLSAAEAARMLRVVGAGGTVRAPGGTASGPDTPAAAVRHGHEPRGGGATGTAGAGGARGAQGSPYGEPTPPLPGPGPVPPRGRAGLVLTAGILVLLLALAALVWMLVRDRGGDEDGRGGGPTGAATTSQAGGSTGPGPSASAPASASVSPSAGTGQQVVAYVDAVRTSYTGICPPPPERAPAFSATVEVERVPAVLEYRWATRSGKTSGPGWQSVTYEAGGPRSRRLEHTELTHSADAVFEDAVRLEVRGPSEVATQWVGISVTCEEETPTGGASSPGASTSASASPSASASASADVSPEASPDGSPDPPAADPAGDA, translated from the coding sequence GTGAGTGGGAACGTGGGTGGCGTGGGCGGGGAATCGAGCGCCGATCGAGTCATTTCGGGCCGCTACCGGCTGCTGGAGCAGATCGGACGCGGCGGCATGGGCATCGTGTGGCGGGCCCGGGACGAGGTGCTGGCCCGCGAGGTGGCCGTCAAGGAGGTGCGGGCGCCCGCCGGACTGGAAGCCGCGGAACTGCAGCGGATGTACCGGCGGCTGGAACGCGAGGCCTGGGCCGCGGCCCGGGTCTCGCACCGCGGGGTCGTCACGGTCTACGACGTGGCCTCCGAGGACGGCCGGCCCTGGATCGTCATGGAGCTGGTGCGGGGCCTCTCGCTGGCGGACGTCCTGGAGGCCGAGGGGACCCTCACCCCGCAGCGGGCCGCGCACCTCGGGGAGCAGGTACTTGCCGCGCTGCGCTCGGCGCACGACGCGGGGGTGCTGCACCGGGACGTCAAACCCGGCAACGTGCTGATCGCCAACGACGGACGCGTGGTGCTGAGCGACTTCGGGATCGCGAGCCTGGAGGGGTCCTCGGCGATCACCATGACGGGCGAGATGGTCGGGTCACCCGAATTCCTCGCTCCGGAAAGGGCGTTGGGGCAGGATCCGGGTGCCGGGTCGGACCTGTGGGCGCTCGGGGTGATGCTGTACGCGGCCGTCGAGGGGGGCACGCCCTTCCGCCGGGACACCCCGCTGGCCACGCTGCGGGCGGTGGTGGAGGCGGAGTTGCCGCGCCCGCGGCGGGCCGGGCCGCTGGAGCCCGTACTGGAGGGGCTGCTGCGCAAGGACCCGGCCGAGCGGCTGTCCGCGGCGGAGGCGGCCCGGATGCTGCGGGTGGTGGGCGCGGGCGGGACCGTACGGGCTCCCGGCGGGACGGCGTCGGGTCCGGACACGCCGGCGGCCGCGGTGCGCCACGGGCACGAGCCGCGCGGCGGCGGGGCGACGGGCACGGCGGGAGCGGGGGGAGCGCGGGGAGCGCAGGGGTCGCCGTACGGGGAGCCCACGCCGCCACTGCCCGGCCCCGGGCCGGTGCCGCCGCGGGGGCGGGCCGGACTGGTGCTGACGGCCGGGATCCTCGTCCTGCTGCTGGCGCTGGCCGCGCTGGTCTGGATGCTGGTGAGGGACCGCGGGGGCGATGAAGACGGGCGCGGCGGTGGCCCGACGGGGGCGGCGACGACGTCCCAGGCGGGCGGCTCCACGGGCCCGGGCCCCTCCGCGTCGGCCCCTGCGTCGGCGTCGGTCTCGCCGTCGGCCGGTACGGGGCAGCAGGTCGTCGCGTACGTCGACGCCGTGCGGACCTCCTACACCGGCATCTGCCCGCCGCCTCCGGAGCGGGCACCCGCCTTCAGCGCCACCGTGGAGGTGGAGCGGGTTCCGGCCGTGCTGGAGTACCGCTGGGCCACGCGGAGCGGGAAGACCTCCGGACCCGGCTGGCAGTCCGTCACCTACGAGGCGGGCGGGCCGCGGAGCCGGCGGCTGGAGCACACCGAACTGACGCACAGCGCGGACGCGGTCTTCGAGGACGCGGTCCGGCTGGAGGTGCGGGGGCCCTCGGAGGTGGCCACCCAGTGGGTGGGGATCTCCGTGACCTGCGAGGAGGAGACCCCGACGGGCGGGGCCTCCTCCCCTGGCGCGAGTACGTCCGCGAGCGCCTCGCCGAGCGCCTCCGCGAGTGCGTCCGCGGACGTGTCCCCGGAGGCGTCGCCGGACGGGTCACCGGACCCGCCGGCGGCGGATCCGGCCGGGGACGCCTGA
- a CDS encoding CaiB/BaiF CoA-transferase family protein — protein MNREAHQPEPLPLAGITVVSVEQAVSAPFATRQLADLGARVIKVERPDGGDFARAYDTAAHGLASHFVWANRGKESIALDLKDPRGLEVLHVLLADADVFVQNLAHGAAARLGLDSAALCGRYPRLVAVDVSGYGPEGPYAHKRAYDMLVQCEAGLVSVTGTPEAPVKAGIPAADIAAAMYAFSGVLAALLRRGTTGRGGRVEVSMLDALAEWMGHPLHHTMHGGEEPARTGLAHAVIAPYDAYATADGDRVLLSVQNDREWRRLAERVLGRPELAGDPAYGTNAARTANREKTDAVVAEALGGLTTDEAIGRLEEAGIACARLNSVSRLAAHPQLAARDRWREVGSPAGPLRALLPPIGLPGGAAPRMGAVPALGEHTEALLRALGMTGAQISDLRRDGVVA, from the coding sequence ATGAACCGCGAAGCGCACCAGCCCGAACCCCTCCCCCTCGCCGGCATCACCGTCGTCTCCGTCGAACAGGCCGTCTCGGCCCCCTTCGCCACCCGCCAGCTCGCCGACCTCGGCGCCCGGGTGATCAAGGTCGAGCGGCCGGACGGAGGCGACTTCGCGCGCGCCTACGACACCGCCGCGCACGGTCTCGCGTCGCACTTCGTGTGGGCCAACCGCGGCAAGGAGTCGATCGCGCTCGACCTGAAGGATCCGCGCGGTCTGGAGGTCCTGCACGTCCTGCTGGCGGACGCCGACGTCTTCGTCCAGAACCTCGCGCACGGGGCCGCCGCCCGCCTCGGCCTCGACTCGGCCGCGCTGTGCGGGCGTTACCCGCGGCTGGTCGCCGTGGACGTCTCCGGCTACGGCCCCGAGGGCCCGTACGCCCACAAGCGCGCTTACGACATGCTCGTGCAGTGCGAGGCGGGGCTGGTCTCGGTCACCGGGACCCCGGAGGCGCCCGTCAAGGCGGGCATCCCGGCGGCGGACATCGCGGCGGCCATGTACGCCTTCTCGGGGGTCCTCGCGGCCCTGCTGCGGCGCGGCACCACCGGGCGCGGGGGCAGGGTGGAGGTGTCCATGCTGGACGCGCTCGCCGAGTGGATGGGACACCCGCTGCACCACACGATGCACGGTGGCGAGGAGCCCGCGCGCACCGGTCTCGCGCACGCCGTGATCGCGCCCTACGACGCCTACGCGACGGCCGACGGGGACCGGGTACTGCTGTCCGTGCAGAACGACCGCGAGTGGCGGCGGCTGGCGGAGCGGGTACTGGGGCGGCCGGAGCTGGCCGGGGACCCTGCGTACGGGACGAACGCGGCGCGCACCGCCAACCGGGAGAAGACCGACGCGGTGGTGGCCGAAGCGCTGGGCGGACTGACCACGGACGAGGCGATCGGGCGGCTGGAGGAGGCGGGTATCGCCTGCGCCCGGCTGAACTCGGTGAGCCGGCTGGCCGCGCATCCGCAGCTGGCGGCCCGGGACCGCTGGCGGGAGGTGGGTTCACCGGCAGGTCCGCTGCGGGCCCTGCTGCCGCCGATCGGGCTGCCGGGTGGCGCGGCACCGCGCATGGGCGCGGTGCCCGCGCTCGGCGAACACACCGAGGCCCTGCTGCGCGCCCTGGGGATGACGGGCGCGCAGATCTCGGACCTGCGCCGGGACGGTGTCGTCGCGTAG
- a CDS encoding ABC transporter permease: MSALLSDGGAVFTRQLQKARHAPALLILTQTMPITMLLFFGYVFGSALAMPGSQYREFLVPGLLAATAANGLMTGMFTAAQDAHRGVMDRFRTLPMSRTAVPLGQTAADLLTTAVSMVPLMLVGLAMGWRMENGLPGALGALGVLLLFRFATAWVGTYLGLLSRSEEAAGQLGSATFILPMLSSAYLPTAGLPAWLRTVAEWNPISAVATAVRELCGNAGAEAAPGAAWPAAHPVAGALLWSVLLLALFVPLATRRFARGQD; encoded by the coding sequence ATGAGCGCCCTGCTGTCCGACGGCGGAGCCGTCTTCACCCGCCAGCTCCAGAAGGCCCGGCACGCCCCGGCGCTGCTGATCCTGACCCAGACCATGCCGATCACGATGCTGCTGTTCTTCGGCTACGTGTTCGGCAGCGCGCTCGCCATGCCGGGCTCCCAGTACCGCGAGTTCCTGGTGCCGGGGCTGCTCGCCGCCACCGCCGCGAACGGGCTGATGACCGGCATGTTCACCGCCGCGCAGGACGCCCACCGCGGGGTCATGGACCGGTTCCGGACCCTGCCGATGAGCCGGACCGCGGTTCCGCTGGGGCAGACGGCCGCCGACCTGCTGACCACGGCGGTGTCGATGGTGCCCCTGATGCTGGTGGGGCTGGCCATGGGCTGGCGCATGGAGAACGGGCTGCCCGGGGCGCTGGGCGCGCTCGGCGTGCTGCTGCTGTTCCGCTTCGCCACCGCCTGGGTGGGCACGTACCTCGGCCTGCTGAGCAGGAGCGAGGAGGCGGCGGGCCAGCTGGGCAGCGCCACCTTCATCCTGCCGATGCTGTCCAGCGCGTACCTGCCGACCGCCGGGCTGCCCGCGTGGCTGCGTACGGTCGCCGAGTGGAACCCGATCAGCGCCGTCGCCACCGCCGTGCGCGAGCTGTGCGGGAACGCCGGGGCCGAAGCGGCCCCGGGCGCCGCCTGGCCCGCCGCGCACCCGGTCGCCGGGGCGCTGCTCTGGTCGGTGCTGCTCCTCGCGCTCTTCGTACCGCTGGCCACCCGCAGGTTCGCGCGCGGCCAGGACTGA
- a CDS encoding ATP-binding cassette domain-containing protein — protein MTTTYAVLSEGLEKNYGEVHALRGLDLAVPEGTVCGLLGPNGAGKTTAVRIFTTLTAPTGGRALVAGHDVTRDPAVVRRAIGVTGQYASVDGDLTGRENLRLFARLAGLRGPAGRARADELLERFGLTEAADRVASTWSGGMRRRLDLAAGLTTRPRVLFLDEPTTGLDPAAREHIWTAVRDLADEGTSVLLTTQYLEEADRLADDIVVVDGGRAAATGTPDELKARIGARAEVAVAGREALAGAAAVLDQLTGGRPVLDEEKLTVGVTVLDAGLTLPRIIRELDTHGVPVTDASLRPPTLDEVFLRLTQVRGAGPAGAGPDSPRPDSPLPGNPRPDSPRPDHAGPGDKEYAA, from the coding sequence ATGACAACTACGTACGCTGTACTTAGTGAGGGTCTGGAGAAGAACTACGGCGAGGTCCACGCCCTCCGCGGGCTCGACCTGGCCGTACCCGAGGGCACGGTCTGCGGGCTCCTCGGCCCCAACGGCGCGGGCAAGACCACCGCCGTCCGGATCTTCACCACCCTCACCGCACCCACCGGCGGCCGCGCCCTCGTCGCCGGTCACGACGTCACCCGGGACCCCGCCGTCGTCCGCCGCGCCATCGGGGTCACCGGCCAGTACGCCTCCGTGGACGGAGACCTGACCGGCCGTGAGAACCTGCGGCTCTTCGCCCGCCTCGCCGGCCTACGGGGCCCCGCGGGCCGGGCCCGCGCCGACGAGCTGCTGGAGCGCTTCGGGCTCACCGAGGCCGCCGACCGGGTGGCCTCCACCTGGTCGGGCGGCATGCGCCGGCGCCTGGACCTGGCCGCCGGACTGACCACCCGCCCCCGGGTGCTGTTCCTCGACGAGCCCACCACCGGGCTCGACCCGGCCGCCCGCGAGCACATCTGGACGGCGGTGCGGGACCTCGCCGACGAGGGGACCTCCGTACTGCTCACCACCCAGTACCTGGAGGAGGCCGACCGGCTCGCCGACGACATCGTGGTCGTCGACGGCGGCCGGGCCGCCGCGACCGGCACCCCGGACGAGCTGAAGGCCCGGATCGGCGCCCGCGCCGAGGTCGCCGTCGCCGGGCGCGAAGCCCTCGCGGGCGCGGCCGCGGTGCTCGACCAGCTCACCGGCGGCCGGCCCGTCCTCGACGAGGAGAAGCTCACCGTCGGGGTGACCGTGCTCGACGCCGGGCTCACCCTGCCCCGGATCATCCGCGAGCTCGACACCCACGGGGTCCCGGTCACCGACGCGAGCCTGCGCCCGCCCACCCTCGACGAGGTGTTCCTCCGCCTCACCCAGGTCCGCGGGGCCGGACCCGCCGGCGCCGGACCCGACAGCCCCCGCCCCGACAGCCCCCTCCCCGGCAACCCCCGCCCCGACAGCCCCCGTCCCGACCACGCCGGTCCCGGCGACAAGGAGTACGCCGCATGA
- a CDS encoding TetR/AcrR family transcriptional regulator — protein sequence MTPSGRPAEPEVIWARPQRAGRGPRPAHSRESIAAEAVRIADAEGIEAVSMRRVAAGIGAGTMSLYNYVPRKEDLYELMVDAVSGEYEFPPPTGDWRADLLALAHQTRALMQRHPWLPRLLSPVYGFGPNALRYLEHSLDCLAPLEVPDAEKLELVAAVNGTVATYVSGELALAERARALPWSAAEEQRVRAAWIGSRLATGQYPLLTAALTGGAAPITEAGPELAEAFDRSMARLLGAWGG from the coding sequence ATGACACCCAGCGGGCGCCCCGCTGAACCCGAAGTGATCTGGGCCCGCCCGCAGCGGGCCGGACGCGGACCCCGGCCCGCGCACAGCCGTGAGTCGATCGCCGCCGAGGCGGTCCGGATCGCCGACGCGGAGGGGATCGAGGCCGTCTCCATGCGGCGCGTCGCGGCCGGGATCGGCGCCGGGACCATGTCCCTGTACAACTACGTGCCGCGCAAGGAGGACCTGTACGAGCTGATGGTCGACGCGGTCAGCGGGGAGTACGAGTTCCCCCCGCCCACCGGTGACTGGCGCGCCGACCTGCTCGCCCTCGCCCACCAGACGCGGGCGCTGATGCAGCGCCACCCGTGGCTGCCCCGGCTGCTGAGCCCCGTCTACGGCTTCGGCCCCAACGCCCTGCGGTACCTGGAGCACAGCCTGGACTGCCTGGCGCCGCTGGAGGTGCCCGATGCCGAGAAGCTGGAACTCGTCGCCGCCGTCAACGGCACCGTCGCGACCTACGTGTCGGGCGAGCTGGCCCTGGCCGAGCGGGCCCGGGCCCTGCCCTGGTCCGCGGCCGAGGAGCAGCGCGTACGGGCGGCCTGGATCGGCTCCCGGCTGGCCACCGGCCAGTACCCGCTGCTGACGGCGGCCCTGACGGGCGGCGCCGCCCCGATTACCGAGGCCGGGCCGGAGCTGGCCGAGGCCTTCGACCGCTCGATGGCCCGGCTGCTGGGGGCGTGGGGCGGGTAG